The genome window ATAACATCTCCATATTCATCTTCTTTTAGATATTCTGCTTGAAAAGAAACTGTTTTAAATGTTGATTTATATGATTTGTTTTGATATTTATCGTCATACTCGTAGTTTCCATTTAAACTAATTTTATATGTATTATTATTAATTCTGTTATATTCCCAATCAAATCCAGTAGAGTAAGTATACTTATAATAATCACTTTCTTCAATCCAATCTTTATCTATATGAGTTTTTCCATAATACCAGCCATTATTATCATATTTATCAACTGAAGAACCACTTCCATTATATGTCCAACCATATTCTTTACAATTATTTGCTACAAAAGTTGAAGTTATCTCATTATTTTTCCAACATGCAGCATCATAATCATTAGATGGGTCTGTACAATTAGGATTAGTCCAAGAATATTTAAAAGTAACAGTACCACCATCTTGACAATTATAAGTTCCTTCAGATGTTCCCTGTGCTAATATTTTTCCACTTTTTGAAAGCTCTTTTAATTTTGAATAGATTAAACTTTTAATAGATTGGTTTAAAGAAAGTGGTGTAGGAACACCTCCTGCATTATTGTTGTTATTACCTACACCAGTTAAAAGATTGCTAACAGTTTCTAAACCAGCACTTCCAGCACTTAAAGATGTTGCATTTTGAATATCACTTGAAGTGGCAGGGGTAACAGTTGGTGTAGATGCTGATGTGGTCGTTCCTCCACCTCCTCCACCACAAGAATACATAATTAATGCTGCACCTAACCCTAAACCTAAAGCTGAAACTTTTAAGTACTTCATCTGAAACCCTCCTTTTAAAGAAATTTGGAATATTATAATGTCCTTTATTCTTTCTTGTCAAGAATTTAACTTTATATTAAAATTCTATAGACAAAAATTTTATAAGGAGATTAACTAAAAATGAGGAAGATAGTTTTTTTATTTATTTTGATTTGTTATAGTTTTTCTTATGCAAAGCCTTATAAAGATGAAGTTATAGTTTTCTTTAGAAATAAGATACAAACTCAAACAATAACCGGATTAAGCATTATAAAATCTCACAATAATATGGCAGTTGTCAAATTACCTAAAAATAAAGATATGGATACATATATAAAAGAATTAACATCAAGACAGGATGTAGTTTATGCTATTCCAAATTATATAATAACAAAACAAATAATACCTAACGATACATATTATCCATACCAATGGTATTTAAGAAAAATAAATATGGAAAATGCATGGAATATTTCAACCGGTTCTAATAATGTATATGTAGCGGTTCTTGATAGCGGGATAGATTATAATCATGAAGATATAAAAGATAATATATGGCTTAATACAGGAGAACTACTTGGTAAAGATGATAATCATAATGGTATAGATGATGGCTGCGAAAATGATATAGATGACGACAATAATGGATATATAGATGATTGTTATGGATTTAATGCTGTTGCAGGTAAAGGTAGTGCTCTTGATGATGATGGGCATGGAACATTTGTTTCAGGAGAAATAGGAGCAATAGGAAATAATGCAAAAGGTGTTGCAGGAATAAACTGGAATATAAAAATAATACCTTGTAAATTTCTTTCCTCAGATGGTTCTGGAGATTTAAATCAATTATTACAATGTCTTAACTATATAAAAACAATAAAAGAAACAAAAGGTATAGATATAGTAGCTATAAATGGAAGTTATGGCTATACAGGAAATCAATCTCAATTAAATATTGACTGCTCTAATCCTTCTTATCAAAATACAGAAAAATGTTTAATTCAATCCATAGGTGCTTTATTTTCAGTAGCTGCCGGAAACTATGGACAAAATAATGATAAAACTGTATTTTTACCATGTAATTATTCTACCGTATTGAACAATGTTATATGTGTAGGCTCTACAAACTCAAATGATGAAAAATCTTCCTTTTCAAATTATGGCACAAAAACGGTAAATATATATGCACCGGGTGGAGAAATAACTACATCATCTACCTGTGATAAAACTCAAGAAATAATAGGTTTATTAAATAATAATAAATATGGTTGTGCAGTTGGGACATCTCAAGCTGCACCACTTGTAGCTGGATTAGCAGCATTATTAAAAGCTTCTAATCCTAATTTAACAATATCAGATATAAAAAACAGAATAATTTTAACCGGTGATAATTTGATGAGTTTATCCGGATACGGTATAACTGCAAATAGAATAAATGCATATAATGCATTATTAAATACACCTTCTCCAAAAATAACAATAGATAAACATATAAATCAAGATAGTTTCGGAAATTATTATTATGATTATGGCTCGGTTCAGTCAGGACAAACCTTAACATTATCATTTAATATAAAAAATAGTGGAAATGCTGTTTTAAATATAGGAAAGATATCCATCAATAACACAAAAAATTTTAGTATCATTCAAGATAACTGTTCTAATAAAAATTTAAATAGTTTTGAAGAATGTAATATCCAAATACAAATATACCCTTGTGGTGATAATGAAGCAATAATATCTATTCCAACAAATACAAGTTATGGCAATTTAAATATAAAACTAACCGGAAACACTCAGATAAATTGCACCTCCCAAGCTCCATCTTCAAATAGCGGTGGTGGAGGTGGTGGTTGTAATTTAGGTGGCTCTGCAAACTTAGGAATATCTTTATTGATACTTGTTATCATTATAACCGGAAGAAGATTAGTTAGAAAATTGGCTTAGGAAAAACCAGTTTGAAAAAAGATGAAAAATAAAAGAAGAAATTACTGATTTTGAATAAAAATATAAATAGCCAAAAATAATAGAAGGAAATATAGTTAAACCGGAAAAAATAGAAGGATTTAATATTAAATGGGCTACCATAAAAAGAATAGAGCTTAAAACTATTGATTTAAAAGGATTATATATTTTTAAAAGCTCATTTTGTATATATCCTCTGAAAAATATTTCTTCTGCTAATATTTGAACTACCTGATTTGTCGGAAAAACAGAAAAATTAAGGAATGGCAAGTATAATGCTGAAAGCAAAAAACTGGCTATAATACCCTTCACAGAAAAAAAACCAAATTTTTTTATATCATAAAATATAAGTGGCAAATTTAAAATAAAGAATGAAAAATAATAAAATCCATTATAAAATTTTGATAAAATTAAACTTATAACCAATAATAAATATAAATTTAAAAAACTCATTTCAAAATCTAAAATTTAATAAATCTTCCAGATTAGTTTTTATGTTCTTATTAACCGGCGTATTATATATATTTCCAATAAAAATTCCATCAACTATAAAATTTTCTAAATCTTGCGAACTATATAACTTACCTTTAAAACTTCCGGCTATATTTTCACTACTGAGATTAAACTCTAATATATTATAATCTTTTTCCGGTTTTAGCTTTAAATCTATCCTTAAATTTTTTACAAAAGGATTATCTGTTTTTGATACAAAAATTTCTGCCTGTCCTTCTAAAGCCAACATTTTATCCTGTTTTTTTATTATAAAATTATTTGTACTCAAATTACCATAATATTTAGGCTTTAACTGATAATCCTCTAATTTTAAATCTTTTAATATCAAAACTGCTTCTTTTTTTAAAGGGTTTATTTTTACTTTTTGAGAGTTATTTATAAGTAGGTTTATATTCAAAAAGTAATTTCTTGCTTTGATATCTTCAATATAGATATTATCATAACTTATTCCAACAATCTTCGTTGAAAAAATATTGCCCTCAACTGTTTTAAATCTCAAATTATTTTCTGCAAGAAATTTTATCAAAAATTCTCTTATCGGGAAATTAATTATAAAAAAGATAAGGAATGATATCAAAAATATAAAAATATATAAAACCAACCTCTTCACAATTAAGCTCCTGCTATAACAGAAATTTTAAGATTATTATTTTGACGAATATTATCTATGGTTATTGCATAAATATTTATATTTTCCTTTTGAAGATTATTAATAAAAGTTTCTAATTCTACCGGTGTTATATTCTCAAGATTTATTTCAAAAAGCTCTTTCCCTTCATAATTTATAGGCTTAATTGAACTAACTTTAGATTTTATACCTGAAATTTGTGATATTTTATCTATATCTGAAAGATTCAATGATTTTAAATTTCCTTTTTTTGAAGAATATATACTGGCTAATTCAAGAACCTCATTATAATTTGCTATCTCTTTTGTAATTTTTGTTTCAATTGCTTTTATCTTTTTATATTGTTCATAAATAAAAAATATTCCTATAAATAATATAAAAATTAAAACAGCTATAAATATTGTTCTCTTTTCATTTTGTTCTAAGGAATTAAAAAATATCTCCAACTTTTTCATCTTTTCCCAACTATCTTAAATCTTATTCTGCCTTCCGGTTCTTTTACACTCTCTTCTATTTTAACATCGGAAAATTTATCATTTAAAATTTTTCTAAAATTTTCTACTTCTTCTATGGTATTTGCAACTGCTTTTATACTTAGTTGATTTTGTGAAATATCAAGAAAAAGTATATCTATTGTTTTTGATTTTTTACTGCCGATAAATTCAAGTATATCTGCTATATTTTCTTTGTTTTTTGAATCTTCTTGAAATTTTGCAACCTTTCCTCTTGCCTGATTAACCGGTTCAAATGCAGGTTCATTAAAATATTTTGTATAGATTATTTTTTCTTTATTTTTTATAAATTTTAGTTCTTTCTCTAAAAATAAAACTTTTATAAAAAGGGAAAGATTTATCATAATAAATACACCGACAAGTGACAAAGTTATTAAAGATAGCTTTTTAAAACTAAAAAAATCTTCTTGATGCAGAAAATCTATTCCTATATCATATAAAGGTGCTATCAGATTTCCAAAAGCAATATTTAGCCTTGGGTCAGATAAAGGATTGTTTAAAACAGGATTGTTTATATCTCTTGGTATATATCCTGATACTATAATACTATTATTTTCTTTGGCAGAATTTATTGCTTCATTTATTGACAAACTCCTAACAAATTTCGGGAAACTATTTTCTACCTTAATATAGACAGCATAATCCGGATAAAAATGTATTATATCTGCATCTTTAATATTATTATGAGTTAAAACTCTCAATATAGCGAAGATATCACTATCTATTTTAAATATAGATTTATATTGGGTTTTTATATTTTCAACTATTTCCTTTTTTGTTATTACACAAAAGATATCATTATTTTTCTTATAAAAATCAAATGCTATATTCTCAAAATCCGGAAAATCAAATTTTAAAGATGTTTCTACTGCTTTTTTAAGTTTTATTTCATCATTAATATCCAATTTAAAATATCTAAAGGTAGTCTGATTTACCGGAATAGATACAACTACTTTTGGATTTTTGAGATTTTCCGATATCTTTATATCCTTATTTAAAGGATTTATTTTTGCATATATTTTTTCTTCCTTTTCAAGTTGTAAAGCCAAAATCTCCATCTTAATAAATCTTTCTCCAGATTA of Venenivibrio stagnispumantis contains these proteins:
- a CDS encoding S8 family serine peptidase: MRKIVFLFILICYSFSYAKPYKDEVIVFFRNKIQTQTITGLSIIKSHNNMAVVKLPKNKDMDTYIKELTSRQDVVYAIPNYIITKQIIPNDTYYPYQWYLRKINMENAWNISTGSNNVYVAVLDSGIDYNHEDIKDNIWLNTGELLGKDDNHNGIDDGCENDIDDDNNGYIDDCYGFNAVAGKGSALDDDGHGTFVSGEIGAIGNNAKGVAGINWNIKIIPCKFLSSDGSGDLNQLLQCLNYIKTIKETKGIDIVAINGSYGYTGNQSQLNIDCSNPSYQNTEKCLIQSIGALFSVAAGNYGQNNDKTVFLPCNYSTVLNNVICVGSTNSNDEKSSFSNYGTKTVNIYAPGGEITTSSTCDKTQEIIGLLNNNKYGCAVGTSQAAPLVAGLAALLKASNPNLTISDIKNRIILTGDNLMSLSGYGITANRINAYNALLNTPSPKITIDKHINQDSFGNYYYDYGSVQSGQTLTLSFNIKNSGNAVLNIGKISINNTKNFSIIQDNCSNKNLNSFEECNIQIQIYPCGDNEAIISIPTNTSYGNLNIKLTGNTQINCTSQAPSSNSGGGGGGCNLGGSANLGISLLILVIIITGRRLVRKLA
- a CDS encoding CPBP family intramembrane glutamic endopeptidase; this translates as MKGIIASFLLSALYLPFLNFSVFPTNQVVQILAEEIFFRGYIQNELLKIYNPFKSIVLSSILFMVAHLILNPSIFSGLTIFPSIIFGYLYFYSKSVISSFIFHLFSNWFFLSQFSN